From Aerosticca soli, a single genomic window includes:
- the trpE gene encoding anthranilate synthase component I — protein MISREDFDALAAQGYTRIPLVREVFSDLDTPLSVYLKLADGAYTFLFESVEGGATWGRHSIIGLPARRVYRLRGHTLEVEDAGEVIERRELADPLAEIEALRAQYRVPQLPGLPAFTGGLVGYFGFESIGYIEPQLAAWDRPDELGTPDVLLMLAEEVAVFDNLKGRLYLIVHADPAQPQAYALAQRRLDALTHRLRQGGAAYPPLGLGTVLDEGDFKSSFTRPEFEAMVERAKAYIRAGDIFQVVPSQRLSVGFNARPVDVYRALRALNPSPYMYFLDLGRTQIVGSSPEILARLKDGTVVVRPLAGTRRRGASEEEDRALEAELLADPKERAEHVMLIDLGRNDVGRISQTGTVEVSESFAIERYSHVMHIVSQVQGKLRAGLSYMDVLKATFPAGTVSGAPKIRALEIIQELEPYKRNIYAGAIGWIGWWGDADTAIAIRTAVIQDGRLHVQAGAGIVYDSDPATEWEETMNKGRALFRAVAQAVRGL, from the coding sequence TTGATCTCCCGCGAAGATTTCGACGCCCTGGCCGCCCAGGGCTACACCCGCATCCCGCTGGTGCGCGAGGTGTTTTCCGACCTCGACACGCCGCTGTCGGTGTATCTCAAGCTGGCCGACGGCGCGTACACCTTCCTGTTCGAATCGGTGGAGGGCGGCGCGACCTGGGGCCGCCATTCCATCATCGGCCTGCCGGCGCGGCGCGTGTATCGCCTGCGCGGACACACGCTGGAAGTGGAGGACGCCGGCGAGGTGATCGAACGCCGCGAGCTGGCCGACCCGCTGGCCGAAATCGAGGCATTGCGCGCGCAGTACCGCGTGCCGCAACTGCCGGGCCTGCCGGCTTTCACCGGCGGTCTGGTCGGCTATTTCGGCTTCGAGTCCATCGGCTACATCGAGCCGCAGCTCGCCGCCTGGGACCGGCCCGACGAGCTCGGCACGCCCGACGTGCTGCTGATGCTGGCCGAGGAAGTGGCGGTGTTCGACAACCTCAAGGGCCGGCTGTACCTGATCGTGCATGCCGACCCCGCGCAGCCGCAGGCCTACGCGCTGGCGCAGCGCCGGCTCGATGCGCTGACCCATCGCCTGCGCCAGGGCGGCGCGGCGTATCCGCCGCTCGGCTTGGGGACCGTGCTCGACGAGGGCGATTTCAAGTCGTCCTTCACCCGGCCCGAGTTCGAGGCGATGGTGGAACGCGCCAAGGCGTACATCCGCGCCGGCGACATTTTTCAGGTGGTGCCCTCGCAGCGCCTGAGCGTGGGCTTCAACGCACGGCCGGTGGACGTCTATCGCGCCCTGCGGGCGTTGAACCCTTCGCCGTACATGTATTTCCTGGACCTCGGCCGCACCCAGATCGTCGGCTCCTCGCCGGAGATCCTCGCCCGGCTGAAGGACGGTACGGTGGTCGTGCGTCCGCTCGCCGGCACGCGCCGGCGCGGCGCCAGCGAAGAGGAGGATCGCGCGCTGGAGGCCGAGCTCCTGGCCGACCCCAAGGAGCGCGCCGAGCACGTGATGCTGATCGACCTCGGTCGCAACGACGTCGGCCGCATCAGCCAGACCGGCACGGTCGAGGTGAGCGAGTCCTTCGCGATCGAGCGCTACTCGCACGTGATGCACATCGTCTCGCAGGTGCAGGGAAAGCTGCGCGCGGGGCTTTCGTACATGGACGTGCTCAAGGCCACCTTCCCGGCCGGCACGGTGAGCGGCGCGCCGAAGATCCGCGCGCTGGAGATCATCCAGGAGCTGGAGCCGTACAAGCGCAACATCTACGCCGGGGCGATCGGCTGGATCGGCTGGTGGGGCGATGCCGACACCGCCATCGCCATCCGTACCGCGGTGATCCAGGACGGCCGCCTGCACGTGCAGGCCGGTGCCGGCATCGTGTACGACTCCGATCCCGCCACCGAGTGGGAGGAGACCATGAACAAGGGGCGCGCGCTGTTCCGCGCGGTGGCGCAGGCGGTGCGCGGATTGTGA
- the recC gene encoding exodeoxyribonuclease V subunit gamma translates to MHALFSDDAEGGIHVIRASRLEALLDPLLTLLDEVAPADALAAQTVIAAHPGMRQWLLGALARRRGAGGIVANLDIVLPSDWLDALARTTLGAAAVALAPYRRERLRWRIHALLAETDDPHLRGYLAGDDAARRRYRLADHLARLYSQAMVYRPDWLAAWEAGRDAVPEPTFLAPLWRALRRTIEQPHRAQVLRTLLHTLAEAPPAPSREPLHVFGLSHLAPMELAVLAAVARHRPVMLYVPDPCREYWAGLRGTRAQWRERLARLAEGDTGEAFFVEDSAHPLLADWGRLGQHFMLALAALEDVRMDVRHWQDEDRAASPPDSLLGQVQESIRRLDVAVLRPSREEAALHDRSLRVHVCHTRLRELEVLRDALLRELAERPELEPADIVVMAPDIGAYVPLLPAVFGAPGRTQGPLPYHLADVAVAQAHPLLEAFERLLGTPGARLTAPEVLDLLHTPPIARALELGEEDIERLGLWLAEARVAWGLDGAWRAGFDVPPIAEHTFAWGMDRLLAGFVMGDLQARLDLPGGALWPLAGVGGAQATVLGALDRLLCELAALHRDALTPRRASAWAVRLEQLLDALFRIDADDAAGTEALALLRRLIHATATECADAGLDPELDFAVVREVLRERLAAAPERQRFLLGGVTFCGMVPQRAIPFRVIAVLGLDEGAFPRGGASGLDLIARHPRLGDRDVRSDDRYLFLETLMAARDVLHLSYLGEDVRDGKPRNPAAPLGELLDLLDAQAGLADDGDTADDAPRPRPWCVRHPLQPFDARYFDGSDPRLFSFRGELAALHAATAARDEKPAGAGAAQTPDALTLRELVAWYRDPARQLLRDRLGVRLDALEEGRLAEAESLDARTDARDRIGCRLLLEALERGPEALQQIPDWLALTGLLPPGRPGLEAWENERAQVLAVFERARRLPLFVDGLPPRTPIAVDERLGALRLQGELGRVYEYAGSRWLLECFPGRKEDALDFGKRVPLFIEWALLRRATPPSMPVRVVLLTDDESPVWPQKLNGWDERYRAADATARAALHAELESRLAALVALWLRAGNELPAWYFPKTSWSVIEGRKKNGTPNIDACWIGHSHKHGERDYAPGYARLLAGEASFTPGDADYEALVEIAERLARLILLEDASHD, encoded by the coding sequence ATGCACGCCCTGTTTTCCGATGATGCCGAAGGCGGCATCCACGTCATCCGCGCCAGCCGGCTGGAGGCGCTGCTCGATCCGCTGCTGACCCTGCTCGACGAGGTGGCGCCGGCCGACGCGCTCGCTGCGCAGACGGTGATCGCCGCGCATCCCGGCATGCGCCAGTGGCTGCTCGGCGCACTGGCGCGGCGGCGCGGTGCCGGCGGCATCGTCGCCAACCTGGACATCGTGCTGCCGAGCGACTGGCTGGATGCGCTCGCGCGCACCACGCTCGGCGCGGCGGCGGTGGCGCTCGCGCCTTACCGACGCGAGCGGCTGCGCTGGCGCATCCACGCACTGCTGGCCGAAACCGACGATCCGCATTTGCGCGGCTACCTTGCCGGTGACGATGCCGCGCGCCGCCGTTACCGGCTCGCCGATCATCTGGCACGGCTGTATTCGCAGGCCATGGTCTATCGGCCGGACTGGCTCGCCGCCTGGGAAGCCGGGCGCGACGCGGTACCCGAGCCGACGTTCCTTGCGCCGCTGTGGCGCGCCTTGCGCCGGACGATCGAACAGCCGCATCGCGCGCAGGTGCTCAGGACGCTGCTGCACACGCTCGCCGAGGCGCCACCCGCGCCGTCGCGCGAACCGCTGCACGTGTTCGGCCTGAGCCATCTCGCGCCGATGGAGCTCGCCGTCCTCGCCGCGGTGGCGCGCCATCGTCCGGTGATGCTCTACGTGCCCGACCCCTGCCGCGAATACTGGGCCGGCCTGCGCGGCACGCGCGCGCAATGGCGCGAGCGCCTCGCACGGCTGGCCGAGGGCGACACCGGCGAAGCCTTCTTCGTCGAGGACAGCGCGCATCCGCTGCTCGCCGACTGGGGCCGGCTCGGCCAGCACTTCATGCTCGCCCTCGCCGCGCTCGAGGATGTGCGCATGGACGTGCGCCACTGGCAGGACGAGGACCGCGCCGCGTCGCCACCGGACAGCCTGCTCGGCCAGGTCCAGGAAAGCATCCGCCGGCTCGACGTGGCGGTGCTCCGGCCATCGCGCGAGGAGGCCGCGCTGCACGACCGTTCGCTGCGCGTGCATGTGTGCCACACCCGCCTGCGCGAACTGGAAGTGCTGCGCGACGCGCTGCTGCGCGAGCTTGCCGAGCGGCCCGAGCTGGAGCCTGCCGACATCGTGGTGATGGCGCCGGACATCGGCGCCTACGTGCCGTTGCTGCCGGCGGTGTTCGGCGCACCCGGCCGCACGCAGGGGCCTTTGCCCTATCACCTGGCCGACGTCGCGGTGGCGCAGGCGCATCCCCTTCTCGAGGCCTTCGAGCGCCTGCTCGGCACGCCCGGCGCGCGGCTCACCGCGCCGGAGGTGCTCGATCTTTTGCACACGCCGCCGATCGCGCGTGCGCTCGAACTGGGCGAGGAGGACATCGAACGCCTCGGCCTGTGGCTCGCCGAGGCGCGCGTGGCCTGGGGCCTGGATGGCGCCTGGCGCGCGGGCTTCGACGTGCCGCCGATCGCCGAGCACACCTTCGCCTGGGGCATGGACCGCCTGCTCGCCGGTTTCGTCATGGGCGACCTGCAAGCCAGGCTCGACCTGCCCGGCGGCGCGCTGTGGCCGCTGGCCGGCGTCGGCGGCGCCCAGGCGACGGTGCTCGGCGCGCTGGACCGGCTGTTGTGCGAACTGGCCGCGCTGCACCGCGACGCGCTGACGCCGCGACGCGCCTCGGCCTGGGCGGTGCGGCTCGAGCAACTGCTCGATGCATTGTTCCGCATCGATGCGGACGATGCCGCCGGCACCGAGGCGCTGGCGCTGCTGCGCCGGCTGATCCACGCCACCGCGACCGAATGCGCAGACGCCGGGCTCGATCCGGAACTCGACTTCGCCGTGGTGCGCGAGGTGCTGCGCGAACGCCTCGCCGCCGCGCCGGAACGGCAGCGCTTCCTGCTCGGTGGCGTCACCTTTTGCGGCATGGTGCCGCAGCGCGCGATCCCGTTCCGCGTGATCGCCGTGCTCGGCCTCGACGAGGGCGCGTTTCCGCGCGGCGGCGCGTCCGGCCTCGACCTCATCGCGCGCCATCCGCGCCTGGGCGACCGCGACGTGCGCAGCGACGACCGCTATCTGTTTCTGGAAACGCTGATGGCCGCGCGCGACGTGCTGCACCTGTCCTATCTCGGCGAGGACGTGCGCGACGGCAAGCCACGCAACCCGGCCGCGCCGCTCGGCGAGCTGCTCGACCTGCTCGACGCGCAGGCCGGGCTGGCCGATGACGGGGACACGGCGGACGATGCGCCGAGGCCGCGGCCCTGGTGCGTCCGGCATCCGCTGCAACCCTTCGACGCGCGCTATTTCGATGGCAGCGATCCCCGGCTGTTCTCCTTCCGCGGCGAGCTCGCCGCGCTGCATGCCGCCACCGCCGCGCGCGACGAAAAACCGGCCGGCGCCGGGGCGGCGCAGACGCCGGACGCCCTCACCCTGCGCGAGCTCGTCGCCTGGTACCGCGACCCGGCCCGGCAGCTCCTGCGCGACCGGCTCGGCGTGCGTCTGGACGCGCTAGAGGAAGGGCGGCTGGCCGAGGCGGAGTCGCTCGATGCACGCACCGACGCGCGCGACCGGATCGGTTGCCGCCTGCTGCTGGAGGCGCTCGAGCGCGGGCCGGAGGCACTTCAGCAGATCCCTGACTGGCTGGCCCTGACCGGCCTGCTGCCGCCCGGTCGTCCCGGCCTGGAGGCGTGGGAAAACGAGCGCGCGCAGGTGCTGGCGGTGTTCGAGCGCGCGCGCCGTCTGCCGCTGTTCGTGGACGGCCTGCCGCCGCGCACGCCGATCGCGGTGGACGAGAGGCTCGGCGCCTTGCGCCTGCAAGGCGAGCTCGGCCGCGTGTACGAATACGCCGGCAGCCGCTGGCTGCTCGAATGCTTTCCCGGCAGGAAAGAGGATGCCCTCGACTTCGGCAAGCGCGTGCCGCTGTTCATCGAATGGGCCCTGCTGCGCCGTGCGACGCCGCCGTCGATGCCGGTGCGCGTCGTGCTGCTCACCGACGATGAGTCACCCGTGTGGCCCCAAAAGCTCAATGGCTGGGACGAACGCTACCGCGCCGCCGATGCCACCGCGCGCGCGGCGCTGCATGCCGAGCTCGAATCCCGGCTCGCCGCGCTGGTCGCGCTGTGGCTGCGCGCCGGCAACGAGTTGCCCGCGTGGTATTTCCCCAAGACCAGCTGGAGCGTGATCGAGGGTCGAAAAAAGAACGGCACGCCCAACATCGACGCTTGCTGGATCGGCCATTCCCACAAGCATGGCGAACGCGACTACGCGCCGGGCTATGCGCGCCTGCTCGCCGGCGAGGCGAGCTTCACGCCGGGTGATGCCGATTACGAGGCCTTGGTCGAGATCGCCGAGAGGCTCGCCCGATTGATCCTGCTGGAGGATGCCTCGCATGACTGA
- a CDS encoding cation-translocating P-type ATPase: protein MENPRVIHPDQPDWHDVRGLGRAEAAARLREEGCNELPGSRHRSLFALILEVLREPMLLLLVAAAGIYFVLGDAREAAVLLASVLGVMALTLYQEQRTERVLEALRELSSPRALVVRDGELVRIAGREVVRGDIVLLGEGDRVPADAVVLAQRNLVLDESLLTGESTPVHKRARTAGEATSPPPRPGGDDLPYVWSGTLVVQGSALVEVTATGPRSELGRIGKSLQSLSAEPSPLQRQTRVLVRSFALAGLGLCVLLVLAHGLLRDGWLAGLLAGITLAMAILPEEIPVVLTVFLALGAWRLSRRHVLARRAAAVETLGAASVLCVDKTGTLTLNRMRVHSLVVGEASFRIPTEGGAALPVVFAPLLEHAMLACEPEPVDPMERTLHESGRRYLASDRRFADWTLQQAYPLTRTRRAVALVWTRPEGGGVVAAKGAPEAIAALCRLDPAATSALLAKVEALAAQGLRVLGVAKAEVAGNGPWPEDPCDFAFRLLGLVAFVDPLRPTVPAAIAECKAAGIRVVMITGDYPGTALAIAREAGLDAGAVLTGEALDALDEPALRAQLARVSVFARVVPEQKLRLVEAFKAMGEVVAMTGDGVNDAPALKSAHIGIAMGQRGTDVAREAAALVLLDDDFSTIVEAVRLGRRIDDNLRKAMAYILAVHVPTAGMALLPVLLGWPVLFFPIHVAFLEFVIDPACSIVFEAEPAEDDLMRRPPRPARRPLFGRRILALSLLQGLGMFVLTLIVYALGLHQGEGQARALAFTTLVVGNLALILTNRSWAHTLPATLGRRNAALWWVVGGTLLALALALALPALRGLFRFAMPTPSALALAVVAGLAGIAWFEAFKWLHRRNPDRPGTRAA from the coding sequence GTGGAGAACCCTCGCGTGATCCATCCCGACCAGCCGGATTGGCACGACGTCCGCGGACTTGGCCGCGCCGAGGCCGCGGCGCGGCTGCGCGAGGAGGGTTGCAACGAGCTACCGGGCAGCCGGCACCGTTCCCTGTTTGCGTTGATCCTCGAGGTGCTGCGCGAACCGATGCTGCTTCTGCTGGTCGCCGCGGCCGGCATCTATTTCGTGCTCGGCGATGCCCGCGAGGCGGCGGTGCTGCTGGCCTCGGTGCTCGGCGTCATGGCCTTGACGCTGTACCAGGAGCAACGTACCGAACGCGTGCTGGAAGCGCTGCGCGAGCTCTCCAGTCCGCGTGCGCTGGTCGTGCGCGATGGCGAGCTGGTGCGCATCGCCGGCCGCGAGGTGGTGCGCGGGGACATCGTGCTGCTCGGCGAGGGCGACCGCGTGCCGGCCGACGCGGTGGTGCTCGCGCAGCGCAACCTGGTGCTCGACGAATCCTTGCTCACCGGTGAATCGACGCCGGTGCACAAGCGCGCCCGCACGGCCGGGGAGGCGACCTCCCCACCACCGCGACCGGGCGGCGACGACCTGCCCTACGTGTGGTCGGGCACGCTGGTGGTGCAGGGCAGCGCGCTGGTCGAGGTCACCGCCACCGGGCCGCGCAGCGAACTCGGCCGCATCGGCAAGTCGCTGCAGTCGCTGTCCGCCGAGCCGAGTCCGCTGCAGCGCCAGACCCGCGTGCTGGTGCGCTCGTTCGCGCTGGCCGGGCTCGGCCTATGCGTGCTGCTGGTGCTTGCCCACGGCCTGTTGCGCGACGGCTGGCTCGCCGGGCTGCTGGCCGGCATCACCCTGGCCATGGCGATCCTGCCGGAAGAGATCCCGGTGGTGCTGACCGTGTTCCTGGCGCTCGGCGCCTGGCGTCTCTCGCGCCGTCACGTGCTGGCCCGACGTGCGGCGGCGGTGGAGACGCTCGGCGCGGCCAGCGTGCTGTGCGTGGACAAGACCGGCACCCTGACCCTGAACCGGATGCGCGTGCACAGCCTGGTCGTCGGCGAAGCGAGCTTCCGCATCCCGACCGAAGGCGGCGCGGCGCTGCCCGTGGTCTTCGCCCCGCTGCTCGAACACGCCATGCTGGCCTGTGAGCCCGAGCCCGTCGATCCGATGGAACGGACGCTGCACGAGAGCGGGCGGCGCTACCTGGCGAGCGACCGGCGGTTTGCCGACTGGACGCTGCAACAGGCCTATCCGCTCACCCGCACGCGGCGTGCGGTCGCGCTGGTCTGGACGCGCCCCGAAGGCGGCGGCGTGGTCGCCGCCAAGGGCGCGCCGGAGGCGATCGCCGCGTTGTGCCGGCTCGACCCGGCCGCCACGTCGGCGCTGCTGGCCAAGGTCGAGGCGCTGGCCGCGCAGGGCCTGCGCGTGCTCGGCGTGGCCAAGGCCGAGGTCGCCGGCAACGGCCCGTGGCCGGAGGATCCGTGCGACTTCGCTTTTCGCCTGCTCGGGCTGGTCGCCTTCGTCGATCCGCTGCGTCCGACGGTGCCGGCGGCGATCGCCGAGTGCAAGGCGGCGGGCATCCGCGTGGTGATGATCACCGGCGACTACCCGGGCACGGCGCTGGCGATCGCACGCGAGGCCGGGCTCGATGCCGGTGCCGTGCTGACCGGCGAGGCGCTCGATGCGCTGGACGAGCCCGCGCTGCGTGCGCAGCTTGCCCGGGTGAGCGTGTTCGCCCGGGTGGTGCCGGAACAGAAGCTGCGCCTGGTCGAGGCGTTCAAGGCGATGGGCGAGGTGGTGGCGATGACCGGCGACGGCGTCAACGACGCGCCGGCGCTCAAGAGCGCGCACATCGGCATCGCCATGGGCCAGCGCGGCACCGACGTCGCCCGCGAAGCGGCGGCCCTGGTGCTGCTCGACGATGATTTTTCCACCATCGTCGAAGCGGTGCGGCTGGGCCGGCGCATCGACGACAACCTGCGCAAGGCCATGGCCTACATCCTGGCCGTGCACGTCCCCACCGCCGGCATGGCGCTGCTGCCGGTGCTGCTCGGCTGGCCAGTGCTGTTCTTTCCCATCCACGTCGCCTTTCTGGAGTTCGTGATCGACCCGGCCTGTTCCATCGTGTTCGAGGCCGAACCGGCGGAGGACGATCTGATGCGCCGACCGCCGCGGCCGGCGCGACGGCCGCTGTTCGGCCGGCGCATCCTGGCGCTCAGCCTGCTGCAGGGACTGGGGATGTTCGTCCTCACCCTCATCGTCTATGCGCTCGGCCTGCACCAGGGCGAGGGGCAGGCGCGGGCGCTGGCCTTCACTACGCTGGTGGTGGGCAATCTGGCGCTGATCCTCACCAACCGCTCCTGGGCGCACACCCTGCCGGCGACGCTCGGGCGGCGCAATGCCGCGCTGTGGTGGGTGGTCGGCGGCACCCTGCTCGCGCTCGCCCTGGCCCTGGCCCTGCCCGCATTGCGCGGTCTGTTCCGCTTCGCCATGCCCACGCCTTCGGCCCTGGCGCTCGCGGTCGTCGCCGGTCTCGCCGGCATCGCCTGGTTCGAGGCGTTCAAGTGGCTGCACCGGCGCAACCCGGATCGGCCCGGAACCCGCGCCGCTTGA
- a CDS encoding phosphoribosylaminoimidazolesuccinocarboxamide synthase codes for MPVSTTLLQADLPGLTLVHRGKVRDVYALPPAAGVERLLIVATDRLSAFDVVLPDPIPGKGEMLTQLSNFWFARSAALMPNHLLDTAPSAVLPAGVDARLYARRAVVARRLKPVPIEAIARGYLIGSGWKDYQATGKVCGIALPPGLRLAEQLPEPIFTPSTKAAAGDHDENVDFDAVVAKVGAELAERVREATLRLYRWAADYAARRGILIADTKFEFGTDEAGRLYIMDEMLTPDSSRFWPADAYRVGSPPPSYDKQYVRDYLESIGWDKRPPGPRLPPEVIAATAAKYAEALARLADLRLD; via the coding sequence ATTCCCGTGTCCACCACGCTGCTGCAAGCGGATCTGCCCGGCCTCACCCTCGTCCATCGCGGCAAGGTGCGCGACGTCTATGCGCTGCCGCCGGCGGCGGGCGTCGAGCGGCTGCTGATCGTCGCCACCGACCGACTCTCGGCCTTCGACGTGGTGCTGCCCGACCCGATTCCCGGCAAGGGCGAGATGCTCACCCAGCTGTCCAATTTCTGGTTCGCGCGCAGTGCGGCGTTGATGCCCAATCACCTGCTCGACACCGCGCCGAGCGCGGTGCTGCCGGCCGGCGTCGACGCCCGGCTGTACGCCCGCCGCGCCGTGGTCGCGCGGCGGCTCAAACCGGTGCCGATCGAGGCGATCGCGCGCGGCTATCTGATCGGTTCGGGCTGGAAGGACTACCAGGCCACCGGCAAGGTCTGCGGCATCGCGCTGCCGCCGGGCCTGCGTCTGGCCGAACAGCTGCCCGAGCCGATCTTCACCCCGTCCACCAAGGCCGCGGCGGGCGACCACGACGAGAACGTCGATTTCGACGCCGTGGTCGCCAAGGTCGGCGCCGAGCTGGCCGAACGCGTGCGCGAGGCGACCCTGCGGCTTTACCGCTGGGCCGCCGACTACGCCGCCCGGCGCGGCATCCTGATCGCCGACACCAAGTTCGAATTCGGCACCGACGAGGCCGGCCGGCTCTACATCATGGACGAGATGCTCACCCCCGACTCCTCCCGTTTCTGGCCGGCCGACGCCTATCGCGTCGGCAGCCCGCCGCCGAGCTACGACAAGCAGTACGTGCGCGACTACCTGGAATCGATCGGCTGGGACAAGCGTCCGCCGGGACCGCGCCTGCCGCCGGAGGTGATCGCCGCCACCGCCGCCAAATACGCCGAGGCGCTCGCCCGGCTGGCCGACCTGCGGCTGGATTGA
- a CDS encoding c-type cytochrome, with protein sequence MRLKLALVLLLAGASCVAAPVRPLRLGLCAACHGEDGSATQPGVPDLAGQREDYLRAALEQYRDGRRDVAVMRAAVGPLAAAELDALAAWYAAQARCRP encoded by the coding sequence ATGCGTTTGAAACTCGCCCTGGTGCTGCTCCTGGCCGGCGCGTCCTGCGTCGCGGCGCCCGTGCGCCCCTTGCGGCTCGGGCTGTGCGCGGCCTGCCACGGCGAGGACGGCAGCGCGACCCAGCCCGGCGTGCCCGATCTGGCCGGCCAGCGCGAGGACTATCTGCGCGCCGCGCTCGAGCAGTACCGCGACGGTCGCCGCGACGTGGCGGTGATGCGCGCGGCGGTCGGTCCGCTCGCCGCCGCCGAACTCGACGCGCTGGCCGCCTGGTATGCCGCGCAGGCGCGGTGTCGACCATGA
- the rpe gene encoding ribulose-phosphate 3-epimerase: protein MNRPSPVIAPSILSADFARLGEDTAKALAAGGDWVHFDVMDNHYVPNLTMGPMVLKALRDFGIGAPIDVHLMVKPVDRIVPDFAKAGASSISFHPEASEHVDRTIGLIHESGCQAGLVLNPATPLNWLDHVLGKLDLVLVMSVNPGFGGQRFIPEALNKLRAVRRRIDESGRAIRLEVDGGVGPDNIAAIAAAGADTFVAGSAIFGAPDYAQVIRAMREGIAQAKKTGGD from the coding sequence ATGAACAGACCATCGCCCGTCATCGCCCCGTCCATCCTCTCGGCCGACTTCGCCCGGCTGGGCGAGGACACCGCCAAGGCGCTCGCGGCGGGCGGCGACTGGGTGCACTTCGACGTCATGGACAACCACTACGTGCCCAACCTCACCATGGGGCCTATGGTGCTCAAGGCGCTGCGTGACTTCGGCATCGGCGCGCCGATCGACGTGCACCTCATGGTCAAGCCGGTGGACCGCATCGTGCCGGATTTCGCCAAGGCCGGCGCCAGCTCGATCAGCTTCCATCCGGAGGCGAGCGAGCACGTCGACCGCACCATCGGCCTGATCCACGAATCGGGCTGCCAGGCCGGGCTGGTGCTGAACCCGGCCACGCCGCTCAACTGGCTGGACCACGTGCTCGGCAAGCTCGACCTGGTCCTGGTGATGTCGGTGAACCCCGGCTTCGGCGGCCAGCGGTTCATTCCCGAGGCGCTCAACAAACTGCGCGCGGTGCGCCGGCGCATCGACGAGAGCGGCCGCGCGATCCGCCTGGAGGTCGACGGCGGCGTCGGGCCCGACAACATCGCCGCCATCGCGGCGGCCGGCGCGGACACCTTCGTCGCCGGCTCGGCGATCTTCGGCGCCCCCGACTACGCGCAGGTCATCCGTGCCATGCGCGAGGGCATCGCGCAGGCAAAAAAAACCGGCGGGGATTGA
- a CDS encoding DUF962 domain-containing protein: MRSLAAWFADYDADHRHPLNRRLHALCVPAIVWAVIALLWTVPVPAAWFKPGAVAVLAMFLAFLWYYRRSRRLGLAMLAAFALLVLVTAALEAVLGVVGLRWLALAIFALAWVGQFIGHAAEGRRPSFFTDLSYLLVGPAWLLAKLLRRLGFGAGA; encoded by the coding sequence ATGCGCAGCCTCGCCGCCTGGTTCGCGGACTACGACGCCGACCATCGCCATCCGCTCAACCGGCGCCTGCACGCGCTGTGCGTGCCGGCGATCGTGTGGGCGGTGATCGCGCTGCTCTGGACCGTGCCGGTACCCGCGGCCTGGTTCAAACCCGGCGCCGTCGCGGTGCTGGCGATGTTCCTCGCCTTCCTCTGGTATTACCGGCGCTCGCGCCGGCTGGGCCTGGCCATGCTGGCGGCCTTCGCGCTGCTGGTCCTGGTCACCGCGGCGCTCGAGGCCGTGCTCGGGGTCGTCGGCCTGCGCTGGCTCGCCCTGGCGATATTCGCGCTGGCCTGGGTCGGCCAGTTCATCGGCCACGCCGCCGAAGGCCGCCGGCCGAGCTTCTTCACCGATCTTTCCTATCTCCTGGTCGGCCCGGCCTGGCTGCTGGCCAAGCTGCTGCGCCGGCTCGGTTTCGGGGCCGGTGCATGA
- the djlA gene encoding co-chaperone DjlA, giving the protein MNLTWTFWLAFFGLLLGHGLPGMLTGALIGLVIDSLRQARRPRAAAGGFIGPLFALLGAVAKADGRVSEAEIAVAERLMTRMGLDAAQRREAIEAFNTGKQPTFEVGRAIESLRQWVGLRRDHAFPVLDVVIETVLAEGPPSPAKMAILKSLAAALRISDMELLALLAMKGYVWGGAGAYESRGGGYVPPRRSPQGPDPYVVLGIDRDADERTIKRAYRKLISAHHPDRLGDLPEDLRRRAEARASEINAAYERIKAERGFK; this is encoded by the coding sequence ATGAACCTCACCTGGACCTTCTGGCTCGCCTTCTTCGGGCTGCTGCTCGGCCACGGCCTGCCCGGCATGCTGACCGGCGCGCTGATCGGCCTGGTCATCGACAGCCTGCGCCAGGCGCGGCGGCCACGGGCGGCCGCCGGCGGCTTCATCGGTCCGCTGTTCGCCCTGCTCGGTGCCGTGGCCAAGGCCGACGGCCGGGTTTCGGAAGCGGAGATCGCCGTCGCCGAGCGGCTGATGACGCGCATGGGCCTTGACGCCGCCCAGCGGCGCGAGGCGATCGAGGCCTTCAACACCGGCAAGCAGCCTACCTTCGAGGTGGGTCGGGCGATCGAGTCGCTGCGCCAGTGGGTGGGGCTGCGTCGGGATCACGCCTTTCCGGTGCTCGACGTGGTGATCGAGACGGTGCTGGCGGAAGGTCCGCCCTCGCCGGCCAAGATGGCGATCCTGAAGAGTCTCGCCGCGGCCCTGCGGATCAGCGACATGGAGCTCCTGGCGCTGCTGGCGATGAAGGGCTATGTCTGGGGCGGCGCCGGCGCCTACGAGTCCCGGGGCGGCGGCTACGTGCCGCCCCGGCGCAGCCCGCAGGGGCCGGATCCGTACGTGGTGCTCGGCATCGACCGCGACGCCGACGAGCGCACCATCAAGCGCGCCTATCGCAAGCTGATTTCCGCCCACCATCCCGACCGCCTGGGCGACCTGCCCGAGGACCTGCGCCGCCGCGCCGAGGCGCGCGCCAGCGAGATCAACGCCGCCTACGAACGGATCAAGGCCGAGCGCGGCTTCAAGTGA